In Actinoplanes derwentensis, the following proteins share a genomic window:
- a CDS encoding 3'(2'),5'-bisphosphate nucleotidase CysQ: MAGPSGRPGPEELAGGTPPVNDSAFARWLADRAGQVLLQVRAETGHDDGKALKAAGDQAAHELLRAELARWRPADAVLSEEDEQSRVAWTEENRTEGGSRSDRLGANRVWIVDPLDGTREFSEEGRDDWAVHVALWTADSSAPARLTAGAVAMPARHCTLATDHAPAYPPMPLESATGGAIRIAASRTRPPAFVTALAAEIGAELVPMGSAGVKIAAVINGEADAYVHAGGQYEWDSAAPVAVALATGLHASRIDGTPLVYNRADPKLPDLVVCRKDLAPRLLAALQRHLPSQ, encoded by the coding sequence ATGGCGGGACCATCGGGCCGTCCCGGCCCGGAGGAACTCGCGGGCGGCACCCCGCCGGTCAACGACTCCGCTTTCGCCCGCTGGCTCGCGGACCGCGCCGGGCAGGTGCTCCTCCAGGTGCGTGCCGAGACCGGGCACGACGACGGCAAGGCTCTCAAGGCCGCCGGGGACCAGGCCGCTCACGAACTCCTGCGAGCCGAGCTGGCCCGGTGGCGCCCGGCCGACGCGGTGCTCTCCGAGGAGGACGAGCAGTCCCGGGTCGCCTGGACAGAGGAGAACCGGACCGAGGGTGGTAGCCGTTCGGACCGGCTCGGCGCCAACCGGGTGTGGATCGTCGACCCGCTGGACGGGACCCGCGAGTTCTCCGAAGAGGGCCGGGACGACTGGGCCGTGCACGTGGCGCTCTGGACCGCCGACTCGTCGGCACCGGCCCGGCTGACCGCCGGTGCGGTGGCGATGCCGGCCCGGCACTGCACGCTCGCCACCGACCACGCCCCGGCGTACCCCCCGATGCCGCTGGAGTCGGCGACCGGCGGGGCGATCCGGATCGCCGCCAGCCGGACCCGGCCGCCGGCCTTCGTCACCGCGCTCGCCGCCGAGATCGGTGCCGAGCTGGTTCCGATGGGCTCGGCCGGAGTCAAGATCGCCGCGGTGATCAACGGCGAGGCGGACGCTTACGTGCACGCGGGCGGGCAGTACGAGTGGGACTCCGCCGCCCCGGTCGCGGTGGCGCTGGCCACCGGGCTGCACGCGAGCCGGATCGACGGTACTCCGCTGGTCTACAACCGGGCCGATCCGAAGTTACCCGACCTGGTCGTTTGTCGTAAAGATCTCGCTCCTCGGTTGCTTGCTGCACTACAGAGGCACCTTCCGTCACAATGA
- the cysD gene encoding sulfate adenylyltransferase subunit CysD: protein MSQTKPYRVTHLDALEAESIFVMREVMAEFERPVLLFSGGKDSIVMLRLAEKAFAPARIPFPVMHIDTGHNFGEVLEYRDSRVASLGLNLVIASVQEAIDAGSVRELPDGTRNRIQTPVLLAAVEKYRFDALFGGARRDEEKARAKERMFSFRDDFGQWDPKNQRPELWSLYNGRHHPGESIRVFPLSNWTELDVWHYIAKEDIPLPSIYYAHDREVVERNGMFYAVNEFIKLRDGETSEVRRVRYRTVGDASQTAAVLSEADTVQKVIDEVAATRITERGATRGDDRVSEAAMEDRKREGYF from the coding sequence ATGAGCCAGACGAAGCCCTATCGCGTAACGCATCTGGATGCCCTCGAAGCGGAGAGCATCTTCGTCATGCGTGAGGTCATGGCCGAGTTCGAGCGCCCTGTGCTGCTCTTCTCCGGCGGCAAGGACTCGATCGTGATGCTGCGCCTCGCGGAGAAGGCGTTCGCGCCGGCGCGCATCCCGTTCCCGGTCATGCACATCGACACCGGCCACAACTTCGGCGAGGTGCTGGAATACCGGGACAGCCGGGTCGCGTCCCTCGGCCTGAACCTGGTGATCGCCAGCGTGCAGGAGGCGATCGACGCCGGTTCGGTGCGCGAGCTGCCGGACGGCACCCGCAACCGGATCCAGACCCCAGTGCTGCTCGCCGCGGTCGAGAAGTACCGGTTCGATGCCCTCTTCGGCGGCGCCCGCCGGGACGAGGAGAAGGCCCGCGCCAAGGAGCGGATGTTCAGCTTCCGCGACGACTTCGGCCAGTGGGACCCGAAGAACCAGCGGCCCGAGCTGTGGTCGCTCTACAACGGACGGCACCACCCCGGCGAGTCGATCCGGGTCTTCCCGCTCTCCAACTGGACCGAGCTGGACGTCTGGCACTACATCGCCAAAGAGGACATCCCGCTGCCGAGCATCTACTACGCCCACGACCGTGAGGTCGTCGAGCGCAACGGGATGTTCTACGCGGTGAACGAGTTCATCAAGCTGCGGGACGGTGAGACCTCCGAGGTCCGCCGGGTGCGGTACCGGACGGTCGGCGACGCGTCGCAGACCGCGGCCGTGCTCTCCGAGGCGGACACGGTGCAGAAGGTGATCGACGAGGTCGCCGCCACCCGGATCACCGAGCGTGGTGCGACCCGTGGGGACGACAGGGTCAGCGAGGCCGCGATGGAAGACCGTAAGCGAGAGGGTTACTTCTGA
- the cysN gene encoding sulfate adenylyltransferase subunit CysN, translated as MSQAVLEPDAASSRGMDLLRFATAGSVDDGKSTLIGRLLFDTKTIFEDQLEAVEAASASRGDEYTNLALLTDGLRAEREQGITIDVAYRYFATPRRKFIIADTPGHIQYTRNMVTGASTADLALILVDARKGLVEQSRRHAFLTSLLRVPHLVLCVNKMDLVDWDQQVFERIADEFTSFAAKLDAPDLTIIPISALNGDNIASRSENTPWYEGPSLLHHLEHVHIASDRNLVDVRFPVQYVIRPQSTTVTDYRGYAGQVASGILKPGDDVMVLPSGLTSTIAAIETADGPVAEAFPPMSVTVRLNDEIDISRGDLICRPNNAPAVAQDIEAMICWMDETAPLRVGGKYAIKHTTRTARTVVRGLQYRLDVNTLHRDDSAGELKLNEIGRVKLRTTVPLLADEYRRNRTTGGFILIDESTNRTVGAGMIIEAR; from the coding sequence ATGAGCCAGGCAGTTCTCGAGCCTGACGCCGCTTCCTCCCGCGGCATGGACCTGTTGCGGTTCGCCACCGCCGGCAGCGTCGACGACGGCAAGTCCACGCTCATCGGCCGGCTGCTGTTCGACACCAAGACGATCTTCGAGGACCAGCTGGAGGCCGTCGAGGCGGCCAGCGCGTCCCGGGGTGACGAGTACACCAACCTCGCTCTGCTCACCGACGGCCTGCGTGCCGAGCGGGAGCAGGGCATCACCATCGACGTGGCGTACCGCTACTTCGCGACGCCGCGGCGCAAGTTCATCATCGCCGACACCCCGGGTCACATCCAGTACACCCGGAACATGGTGACCGGCGCATCCACCGCGGATCTGGCGCTGATCCTGGTCGACGCCCGTAAGGGCCTGGTCGAGCAGTCCCGGCGGCACGCCTTCCTGACCAGTCTGCTGCGGGTGCCGCACCTGGTGCTCTGCGTGAACAAGATGGATCTGGTCGACTGGGACCAGCAGGTCTTCGAGCGGATCGCCGACGAGTTCACCTCGTTCGCGGCCAAGCTCGACGCGCCCGACCTGACGATCATCCCGATCTCCGCGCTCAACGGCGACAACATCGCCAGCCGGTCGGAGAACACCCCGTGGTACGAGGGGCCGTCCCTGCTGCACCACCTGGAGCACGTGCACATCGCCAGCGACCGGAACCTGGTCGACGTGCGCTTCCCGGTGCAGTACGTGATCCGCCCCCAGTCCACCACGGTCACCGACTACCGGGGTTACGCCGGTCAGGTGGCCTCCGGCATCCTCAAGCCCGGCGACGACGTGATGGTCCTGCCCTCCGGCCTGACCAGCACGATCGCGGCGATCGAGACGGCGGACGGCCCGGTCGCCGAGGCGTTCCCGCCGATGTCGGTGACGGTCCGGCTGAACGACGAGATCGACATCTCGCGCGGTGACCTGATCTGCCGGCCGAACAACGCGCCGGCCGTCGCCCAGGACATCGAGGCGATGATCTGCTGGATGGACGAGACGGCCCCGCTGCGGGTCGGCGGCAAGTACGCGATCAAGCACACCACCCGGACCGCCCGGACCGTGGTGCGCGGGCTGCAGTACCGCCTCGACGTGAACACGCTGCACCGCGACGACTCGGCCGGCGAGCTGAAGCTCAACGAGATCGGCCGGGTCAAGCTGCGCACCACGGTGCCGTTGCTGGCCGACGAGTACCGCCGGAACCGCACGACCGGCGGGTTCATCCTGATCGACGAGAGCACCAACCGTACGGTCGGCGCTGGAATGATCATCGAGGCCCGCTAG
- a CDS encoding ATP-binding protein — protein MGVSPPYLHDDTDRGVIVSVDADDNAAVSLLTVRGPWDEQLRLSVATTLRRCLTEHPDGLIVDLTGLTDPHSESTPTWMTARQLAAGLEPPVHLAICVPPDLPLADRMQRLCAGRYLPVYAKVRQARVALAGRIPGDERLSATLRPETEAPCAARNLVSDACLAWGLVHLLHRSRAVVSELVTNAVEHAGTEIRVVVSRRGSGLHLTVADGNPRLPRVMRPSRPRPDLPLDERGRGLRTVQEAATLWGAVPAETGKVVWATIRP, from the coding sequence ATGGGGGTAAGCCCACCGTATCTTCACGATGACACCGACCGAGGTGTCATCGTCAGCGTCGATGCCGACGACAACGCCGCGGTCTCGCTTCTCACGGTCCGCGGGCCGTGGGACGAGCAACTGCGCCTCAGTGTGGCCACCACGCTGCGACGATGCCTCACCGAGCACCCCGACGGCCTGATCGTGGACCTGACCGGCCTGACCGACCCGCACAGCGAGAGCACTCCCACCTGGATGACCGCCCGGCAGCTCGCGGCCGGGCTGGAGCCGCCGGTGCACCTGGCCATCTGCGTACCACCCGATCTGCCCCTCGCCGATCGCATGCAACGGCTGTGCGCCGGGCGGTACCTGCCGGTCTACGCCAAGGTGCGGCAGGCCCGGGTGGCGCTGGCCGGCCGGATCCCCGGTGACGAGCGGCTGAGCGCGACCCTGCGGCCGGAGACCGAGGCGCCGTGCGCGGCCCGCAACCTGGTCAGCGACGCCTGCCTGGCCTGGGGGCTGGTCCATCTGCTGCACCGGAGCCGGGCGGTGGTCTCCGAGTTGGTGACCAACGCTGTCGAGCACGCCGGCACCGAGATCCGGGTGGTGGTGAGCCGGCGCGGGTCCGGCCTGCACCTGACGGTCGCCGACGGCAATCCGCGGCTGCCCCGGGTGATGCGGCCGTCCCGTCCGCGCCCGGACCTGCCGCTCGACGAGCGGGGCCGCGGGCTGCGGACGGTTCAGGAGGCCGCCACCCTGTGGGGTGCCGTGCCGGCCGAGACCGGCAAGGTGGTGTGGGCGACGATCAGGCCCTAG
- the galK gene encoding galactokinase, whose amino-acid sequence MSIISAAQAAFTEAYGTEPAGLWAAPGRVNLIGEHTDYNDGFVLPFALPQRTIAAVGPAPDGQWSVCSTLAPDPVTFGVTEPGAVTGWGAYVAGIVWALQDAGFEVPPVRIALASDVPLGSGLSSSAALESAVLTALIDLGGLDVPLERRPAIAQRAENVYVGAPTGILDQSASIRCQEGRALFLDCRSYQIEQIPFDLDGQGLAILVINSNAPHQHVDGEYGARRKSCEAAAEALGVKALRDVATADLAGALEKLGDDVLRRRARHIITENQRVLDTVELLRAGRVREIGPLLTASHASMRDDFEITVDQVDTAVQAALDAGAHGARMTGGGFGGCVLALIDADRAEATAAAVADAYRKKEFSAPTSWVATAGPGATRL is encoded by the coding sequence ATGAGCATCATTTCAGCCGCTCAGGCGGCATTCACCGAGGCCTACGGGACCGAGCCGGCCGGGCTCTGGGCGGCTCCCGGGCGGGTCAACCTGATCGGTGAGCACACCGACTACAACGACGGGTTCGTGCTGCCCTTCGCCCTGCCGCAGCGCACCATCGCGGCCGTCGGCCCCGCTCCGGACGGCCAGTGGTCGGTCTGTTCGACGCTGGCACCCGATCCGGTCACGTTCGGTGTCACCGAGCCGGGTGCGGTGACCGGCTGGGGGGCCTACGTCGCCGGGATCGTCTGGGCGCTGCAGGACGCCGGCTTCGAGGTTCCGCCGGTCCGCATCGCGCTCGCCTCCGACGTGCCGCTCGGCTCCGGGCTGTCCTCCTCGGCCGCCCTGGAGTCGGCGGTACTCACCGCCCTGATCGACCTGGGCGGGCTGGACGTGCCCCTGGAACGGCGGCCGGCCATCGCGCAGCGGGCCGAGAACGTCTACGTCGGAGCGCCCACCGGCATCCTCGACCAATCCGCCTCGATCCGCTGTCAGGAGGGCCGGGCGCTGTTCCTGGACTGCCGCAGCTACCAGATCGAGCAGATCCCGTTCGACCTGGACGGGCAGGGCCTGGCCATCCTGGTGATCAACAGCAACGCCCCGCACCAGCACGTCGACGGCGAGTACGGCGCACGCCGCAAGAGCTGTGAGGCCGCCGCCGAGGCGCTGGGTGTGAAGGCGCTGCGCGACGTCGCCACCGCCGACCTGGCCGGCGCCCTGGAGAAACTCGGCGACGACGTGCTGCGCCGCCGGGCCCGGCACATCATCACCGAGAACCAGCGGGTGCTGGACACCGTCGAACTGCTGCGTGCGGGCCGGGTCCGGGAGATCGGCCCGCTGCTGACCGCCTCGCACGCCTCGATGCGCGACGACTTCGAGATCACCGTGGACCAGGTGGACACGGCCGTGCAGGCCGCGCTGGACGCCGGTGCCCACGGGGCCCGGATGACCGGCGGTGGGTTCGGTGGCTGTGTGCTGGCCCTGATCGACGCCGATCGGGCCGAGGCGACCGCGGCCGCCGTGGCCGACGCGTACCGAAAGAAGGAATTCTCCGCCCCCACCAGCTGGGTGGCGACCGCCGGACCGGGCGCGACCCGGCTCTGA
- the galE gene encoding UDP-glucose 4-epimerase GalE — protein sequence MKLLVTGGAGYIGSVTSRLLLDAGHEVVVLDNLRTGFREAIAPDATFVEGDIADADRVLTPDAGFDAVLHFAGLIAAGESMARPELYWHENVVKSLALLDAIRAAEVPRVIFSSTAAVYGNPVELPITESAIKAPTSTYGSTKLTFDLALTSEAFAHGLAAVSLRYFNVAGAYIAGDHEIGERHDPETHLIPITLQVAAGKREKLQLFGDDYPTVDGTCVRDYIHVEDLARAHLLALGATVAGEHRVYNLGNGNGFSNKQVVEAAREVTGAEIPVEIAARRDGDPATLVASSDRAREDLGWVPAKNTLQDMIGDAWTFYRKHVA from the coding sequence GTGAAATTGCTCGTCACCGGCGGTGCCGGCTATATCGGCAGCGTGACCAGCAGGCTGTTGCTGGACGCGGGCCACGAAGTGGTCGTGCTGGACAATCTGCGCACCGGATTCCGGGAGGCCATCGCTCCGGACGCCACCTTCGTCGAGGGCGACATCGCCGACGCCGACCGGGTGCTGACCCCGGACGCCGGCTTCGACGCCGTCCTGCACTTCGCCGGGCTGATCGCGGCCGGTGAGTCGATGGCCAGACCCGAGCTCTACTGGCACGAGAACGTGGTGAAGTCGCTGGCCCTGCTCGACGCGATCCGCGCCGCCGAGGTGCCCCGGGTGATCTTCTCGTCCACTGCGGCGGTCTACGGCAACCCCGTCGAGCTGCCCATCACCGAGTCCGCGATCAAGGCCCCGACCAGCACGTACGGGTCCACCAAGCTGACCTTCGACCTGGCCCTGACCTCCGAGGCGTTCGCCCACGGGCTCGCTGCGGTGTCGCTGCGCTACTTCAACGTGGCCGGTGCCTACATCGCCGGTGATCACGAGATCGGTGAGCGGCACGACCCGGAGACCCACCTGATCCCGATCACCCTGCAGGTGGCCGCGGGCAAGCGGGAGAAACTGCAGCTCTTCGGCGACGACTACCCCACCGTCGACGGCACCTGCGTGCGCGACTACATCCACGTCGAGGACCTGGCGCGGGCCCACCTGCTGGCGCTGGGCGCGACCGTCGCCGGCGAGCACCGGGTCTACAACCTGGGCAACGGCAACGGGTTCTCCAACAAACAGGTCGTCGAGGCGGCCCGCGAGGTCACCGGCGCCGAGATCCCGGTGGAGATCGCCGCCCGGCGCGACGGCGACCCGGCTACCCTGGTCGCCTCGTCCGACCGGGCCCGCGAGGACCTGGGCTGGGTTCCGGCCAAGAACACCTTGCAGGACATGATCGGTGACGCCTGGACCTTCTACCGGAAGCATGTGGCATGA
- the trpS gene encoding tryptophan--tRNA ligase, with protein sequence MSDVARRPRVLSGIQPTADSFHLGNYLGAVRNWVSLQDTHDAFYCVVDLHAITMGHDPAVLRTRSRISAAQLLAAGLDPERCTLFVQSHVPEHAQLGWVLSCITGFGEASRMVQFKDKSAKAGQDSTSVGLFTYPILQAADILLYQADQVPVGEDQRQHLELTRDLAQRFNTRFGKTFTVPSAYIVKDTGKILDLQDPAIKMSKSASSPNGIIELLETPARSAKKIKSAVTDTGREVLYDEENKPGVSNLLSIYAALTDRTLDDLVEAYDGRGYGDLKKDLAEVLVEFVKPIQERTKLYLDDPAQLDKVLAIGAEKARAVSAATLAEAYRNVGFLSPARGA encoded by the coding sequence ATGTCCGACGTTGCCCGCCGCCCGCGTGTGCTTTCCGGCATCCAGCCGACCGCCGACTCCTTCCACCTCGGCAACTACCTGGGTGCCGTGCGCAACTGGGTGTCGCTGCAGGACACGCATGACGCGTTCTACTGCGTGGTCGACCTGCACGCGATCACCATGGGTCATGATCCGGCAGTTCTGCGCACCCGGAGCCGGATTTCCGCCGCTCAGTTGCTGGCCGCCGGCCTCGACCCGGAGCGCTGCACTCTCTTCGTGCAGTCGCACGTGCCCGAGCACGCGCAGCTCGGCTGGGTGCTGAGCTGCATCACCGGGTTCGGCGAGGCCAGCCGGATGGTGCAGTTCAAGGACAAGTCGGCCAAGGCCGGGCAGGACAGCACCTCGGTCGGGCTGTTCACCTACCCGATCCTGCAGGCCGCCGACATCCTGCTCTACCAGGCCGATCAGGTCCCGGTCGGCGAGGACCAGCGGCAGCACCTGGAGCTGACCCGCGACCTGGCGCAGCGGTTCAACACCCGGTTCGGCAAGACCTTCACCGTCCCTTCGGCGTACATCGTGAAGGACACCGGGAAGATCCTCGACCTGCAGGACCCGGCGATCAAGATGTCGAAATCGGCCTCCTCGCCGAACGGCATCATCGAGCTGCTGGAGACCCCGGCCCGCTCGGCCAAGAAGATCAAGTCGGCGGTCACCGACACCGGGCGCGAGGTCCTCTACGACGAGGAGAACAAGCCGGGTGTCAGCAACCTGCTGAGCATCTACGCGGCGCTCACCGACCGGACCCTCGACGACCTGGTCGAGGCGTACGACGGTCGTGGTTACGGCGACCTGAAGAAGGACCTGGCCGAGGTGCTTGTCGAGTTCGTCAAGCCGATCCAGGAGCGCACCAAGCTCTACCTGGACGACCCGGCTCAACTCGACAAGGTGCTGGCGATCGGGGCTGAGAAGGCCCGGGCGGTCTCCGCGGCCACTCTCGCCGAGGCGTACCGGAACGTGGGTTTCCTCAGCCCCGCCCGCGGAGCCTGA
- a CDS encoding 2'-5' RNA ligase family protein, which produces MSHPDVTRIGLAIDIPEPWGSVLTRRRADAGDPQAAYTPAHVTLLGPTEVAADALPAIEKHLEALASAQQPFTIHLRGTGTFRPITEVVFVTLAQGISECELLAEAITRSEDIHRDTRFPYHPHVTIAQDVPATALDAAFEDLAGFSARFEVSSFTLFSHGGEGPWRPRRDFPLGT; this is translated from the coding sequence ATGTCCCACCCGGACGTCACCCGCATCGGCCTGGCCATCGACATCCCCGAACCCTGGGGCTCGGTGCTCACCCGTCGTCGTGCCGACGCCGGTGATCCACAGGCCGCCTACACGCCGGCGCACGTCACCCTCCTCGGGCCCACCGAGGTGGCGGCCGACGCGCTGCCGGCCATCGAGAAACATCTCGAGGCGCTCGCGTCGGCCCAGCAGCCGTTCACCATCCACCTGCGGGGGACCGGCACGTTCCGGCCGATCACCGAGGTGGTGTTCGTGACCCTGGCGCAGGGGATCAGCGAGTGTGAGCTGCTGGCCGAGGCGATCACCCGGTCCGAGGACATCCACCGGGACACCCGCTTCCCGTACCATCCGCACGTGACGATCGCGCAGGACGTGCCGGCCACCGCGCTGGACGCGGCCTTCGAGGATCTGGCCGGTTTCTCGGCCCGGTTCGAGGTCTCCTCCTTCACCCTGTTCTCGCACGGTGGTGAAGGACCGTGGCGACCGCGCCGGGACTTCCCACTGGGGACCTGA
- a CDS encoding YihY/virulence factor BrkB family protein → MNPIDRALVATEAKIMAVRYRSPYFDHFCRAILRYEDVQGGRLAAAIAYYGFFAVFALLLIGYSIFGWLLTNNVELLDLVRDFLRQNLPFLDVQAIMESKGSVGLVGLAGLTFTGIGWVEAIRSSQRLIWRLNEQPGYIGVRQAVDLMVLIGLLLLLVLSQLAVYGLERLLHWLAGGGFTVVLSIVSWVLTFGVNLVLATALLAAVPRLKMTARRMLPPVLQVGIGLLLLNTVGKSFVGLVERNPAYGLVGSAVGALVYLYVFNQLLLFGAAWAATSPHGRVVDLSADDKTAPVGQNTWIRHSRPT, encoded by the coding sequence GTGAATCCGATCGATCGGGCGCTCGTCGCGACCGAAGCCAAGATCATGGCCGTGCGGTACCGGTCGCCGTACTTCGATCACTTCTGCCGGGCGATCCTGCGGTACGAGGATGTCCAAGGTGGCCGGCTCGCCGCGGCGATCGCCTACTACGGATTCTTCGCCGTCTTCGCGCTGCTGCTGATCGGTTACTCGATCTTCGGCTGGCTGCTGACCAACAACGTCGAACTGCTCGACCTGGTCCGGGACTTCCTGCGCCAGAACCTGCCGTTCCTCGACGTGCAGGCGATCATGGAGAGCAAGGGCAGCGTCGGCCTGGTGGGCCTGGCCGGCCTGACCTTCACCGGGATCGGCTGGGTCGAGGCGATCCGCTCCTCGCAGCGGCTCATCTGGCGGCTGAACGAGCAGCCCGGCTACATCGGCGTCCGTCAGGCCGTCGACCTGATGGTGCTGATCGGCCTGCTGCTCCTGCTGGTTCTCTCCCAGCTCGCCGTCTACGGCCTGGAGCGCCTGCTGCACTGGCTGGCCGGTGGCGGCTTCACGGTCGTCCTGTCGATCGTCAGCTGGGTGCTCACCTTCGGCGTCAACCTGGTGCTGGCGACCGCGCTGCTGGCCGCGGTCCCCCGGCTGAAGATGACCGCCCGGCGGATGTTGCCGCCGGTGCTCCAGGTCGGGATCGGCCTGCTGCTGCTCAACACGGTGGGCAAGTCGTTCGTCGGGCTGGTCGAGCGGAACCCGGCGTACGGCCTGGTCGGTTCGGCCGTCGGCGCCCTGGTCTACCTCTACGTCTTCAACCAGCTGCTGCTCTTCGGGGCGGCCTGGGCGGCGACCAGCCCACACGGCCGGGTGGTCGATCTGTCGGCTGATGACAAGACCGCCCCGGTGGGGCAAAACACCTGGATTCGCCACTCCCGCCCGACATGA
- a CDS encoding SCO4848 family membrane protein, producing MINKRWSAFLIAVGLWTWLIWPRFGLAIWNDDRSFAAGSPTAFLWVHALLIGASLAIGTTVGVLGITAWRRAPRAED from the coding sequence ATGATCAACAAGCGGTGGTCGGCGTTCCTGATCGCGGTCGGCCTGTGGACCTGGCTGATCTGGCCCCGTTTCGGGCTGGCCATCTGGAACGACGACCGGTCCTTCGCGGCCGGGTCGCCGACCGCGTTCCTGTGGGTTCACGCGCTGTTGATCGGTGCGTCACTGGCGATCGGGACCACGGTGGGTGTCCTCGGGATCACGGCCTGGCGGCGGGCACCGCGAGCGGAAGATTAA
- a CDS encoding BMP family lipoprotein: MRPVRGKRIVAILAAGGLTLAAAACGEAPAETPAASGSSAAAAAYKACMVTDLGGIDDKSFNASAWAGLQAAQKEVSNVDPKYVASSSEADYEPGLRSYVSQSCNFILAVGGLMGEVTTKVAKESATSQFAIVDSNSGNSNVFPMQFATHQASFLAGYLAAGYSKSGKVGTYGGLKIAPVTIFMDGFADGVAHYNEVKGKKVEVLGWNKASQNGTFAESFIDQAKGKSVTETLVSQGADVIMPVAGGTGLGTAQVAKDSAGKVSVIWVDQDGCTSAAQYCDVFLSTVVKNIEEAVKEAVVKGAKGESLSATTGYVGDLSNDGVSLAEFHSFDSKVDAALKTELETLKADVISGKVKVESASAPK, translated from the coding sequence TTGCGCCCAGTACGTGGGAAGCGGATCGTGGCGATTCTCGCGGCAGGTGGGCTGACGCTCGCTGCCGCCGCCTGTGGTGAGGCCCCGGCTGAGACTCCGGCGGCGAGTGGCAGCAGTGCCGCGGCCGCCGCTTACAAGGCCTGCATGGTCACCGACCTCGGAGGCATCGACGACAAGTCGTTCAACGCCTCCGCCTGGGCCGGCCTCCAGGCCGCTCAGAAAGAGGTCAGCAACGTCGACCCGAAGTACGTGGCGTCCTCCTCCGAGGCCGACTACGAGCCGGGTCTGCGCAGCTACGTCTCGCAGAGCTGCAACTTCATCCTGGCCGTCGGTGGCCTGATGGGTGAGGTGACCACCAAGGTCGCCAAGGAGAGCGCCACCTCGCAGTTCGCGATCGTGGACAGCAACAGCGGCAACAGCAACGTCTTCCCGATGCAGTTCGCCACCCACCAGGCCTCGTTCCTGGCCGGCTACCTCGCCGCGGGTTACTCGAAGTCCGGCAAGGTCGGCACCTACGGCGGTCTGAAGATCGCCCCGGTGACCATCTTCATGGACGGTTTCGCCGACGGCGTCGCGCACTACAACGAGGTCAAGGGCAAGAAGGTCGAGGTTCTGGGCTGGAACAAGGCCTCCCAGAACGGCACCTTCGCCGAGAGCTTCATCGACCAGGCCAAGGGCAAGTCGGTCACCGAGACCCTGGTCTCGCAGGGCGCCGACGTGATCATGCCGGTCGCCGGTGGCACCGGCCTCGGCACCGCTCAGGTCGCCAAGGACTCGGCCGGCAAGGTCTCGGTCATCTGGGTCGACCAGGACGGCTGCACCAGCGCCGCGCAGTACTGTGACGTGTTCCTGAGCACCGTGGTCAAGAACATCGAAGAGGCCGTCAAGGAAGCCGTCGTCAAGGGCGCCAAGGGTGAGAGCCTGTCGGCGACGACGGGCTACGTCGGTGACCTGTCGAACGACGGTGTCTCGCTCGCCGAGTTCCACAGCTTCGACAGCAAGGTCGACGCCGCGCTCAAGACCGAGCTGGAGACCCTCAAAGCCGACGTGATCTCCGGCAAGGTGAAGGTCGAGTCGGCCTCCGCGCCTAAGTGA